The Microbacterium sp. KUDC0406 genome includes a window with the following:
- a CDS encoding CDP-glycerol glycerophosphotransferase family protein, giving the protein MTRYWAVSDLSVEVPQGAVPVVEGSPEWWRARGASRMLIVNDWLRRRFSRKPGQRVLQTWHGTPLKRLALHRPGFDPRRMAAVIKESRRWDVLLAQNLYAERVLRKAYAFFGKPIWVEGYPRNDVLIDGDAAAVRTALGIGSDERVLLYAPTWRDDRTEMVDFVDPELLARQTDAVVLVRGHSRTLKPGQDSTGARVIDVTGYPETARLLLVADALITDYSSVMFDFSVTGKPMYFLVPDLEHYRGELRGFYFDLAERAPGPLLRSQEELVAALAADSAAEYAERYAAWRTQFNRRDDGRAAERVVSRILDQGWLTP; this is encoded by the coding sequence GTGACCCGTTACTGGGCCGTCAGCGATCTGTCGGTCGAGGTGCCGCAGGGCGCTGTGCCCGTCGTCGAGGGGAGTCCGGAGTGGTGGCGCGCCCGCGGGGCGTCCCGGATGCTGATCGTGAACGACTGGCTGCGCCGGCGCTTCTCCCGCAAGCCCGGGCAGCGGGTGCTGCAGACCTGGCATGGCACACCGCTGAAGCGCCTCGCGCTGCATCGCCCCGGATTCGACCCGCGGCGCATGGCCGCGGTGATCAAGGAGTCCCGGCGCTGGGACGTGCTGCTCGCGCAGAACCTGTACGCCGAACGCGTGCTGCGCAAGGCGTACGCCTTCTTCGGCAAGCCGATCTGGGTCGAGGGTTATCCCCGCAACGATGTGCTGATCGACGGCGATGCGGCAGCGGTTCGCACCGCGCTGGGCATCGGCTCCGACGAGCGCGTGCTGCTGTACGCCCCGACCTGGCGCGACGACCGCACCGAGATGGTCGACTTCGTCGACCCGGAGCTGCTGGCGCGGCAGACCGATGCCGTCGTGCTGGTGCGCGGGCACTCCCGCACGCTGAAGCCCGGCCAGGACAGCACCGGTGCGCGAGTGATCGACGTCACCGGATACCCCGAGACCGCACGGCTGCTGCTGGTCGCGGATGCGCTGATCACCGACTACTCCTCGGTGATGTTCGACTTCAGCGTCACGGGCAAGCCGATGTACTTCCTGGTGCCCGACCTCGAGCACTACCGCGGTGAGCTGCGCGGCTTCTACTTCGACCTCGCCGAGCGCGCTCCCGGACCGCTGCTGCGCTCGCAGGAGGAGCTGGTGGCGGCGCTCGCCGCGGACTCCGCCGCCGAATACGCCGAGCGCTACGCCGCCTGGCGCACACAGTTCAACCGTCGCGACGACGGCCGGGCGGCCGAGCGCGTGGTCTCCCGGATTCTCGACCAGGGCTGGCTCACGCCGTAG
- a CDS encoding CDP-glycerol glycerophosphotransferase family protein, translating into MPRGRTWVFGCGAGIGDGALAMWRVATAEGYRAVWLTRDAGEQADAAELGIRTVPRDSIRGWWATARAGVVVVTHGLGDVNRYGSSDAFVVQLWHGIPLKRIGLDSPATTQVPAVPGASVLRRLVALAYREAAHRIRVLPAASHRSRGRLESAFGLGDDRVVVTGEPRVDVLSAGQEGERRIAATSLLTRTGPLLRRQRAILYAPTWRDGAEDPAVPDAAEWVRIVALLERHDAILFIRSHPLGEGAYAPPWSSGRVRMLGSGLLPDVTPALPRVDVLVTDYSSLAYDVGLLAMPVLFLAPDAEEYARVRGFYGRYDDVAPDAAREWDDLLADLDRTLGDPAEYRRRSVRSATLSAEMHAYRDGGNARRVYQAIRARGIPAPKGTR; encoded by the coding sequence GTGCCGCGTGGGCGCACCTGGGTCTTCGGGTGCGGCGCAGGTATCGGCGACGGCGCGCTCGCGATGTGGCGGGTCGCCACGGCCGAGGGGTATCGCGCCGTGTGGCTCACGCGCGACGCGGGCGAGCAGGCGGATGCGGCGGAGCTCGGCATCCGGACGGTGCCGCGCGACAGCATCCGGGGCTGGTGGGCGACGGCGCGGGCCGGTGTCGTCGTCGTGACCCACGGCCTGGGAGACGTGAACCGGTACGGGTCGTCGGACGCCTTCGTCGTCCAGCTCTGGCACGGCATCCCGCTCAAACGCATCGGCCTCGACTCGCCGGCGACGACCCAGGTGCCCGCTGTGCCCGGAGCGTCCGTGCTGCGCCGACTGGTCGCCCTGGCGTACCGCGAAGCCGCCCACCGCATCCGAGTGCTGCCGGCCGCGTCGCATCGCTCCCGCGGCCGGCTGGAATCGGCTTTCGGCCTCGGCGACGACCGTGTGGTGGTGACCGGTGAACCGCGGGTGGATGTGCTCTCCGCCGGGCAGGAGGGAGAGCGGCGCATCGCGGCGACCTCGCTGCTCACCCGCACCGGGCCGCTGCTGCGCAGGCAGCGCGCGATTCTCTACGCGCCGACCTGGCGGGACGGCGCCGAGGACCCCGCAGTGCCGGATGCCGCGGAGTGGGTGCGCATCGTCGCCCTGCTCGAGAGGCACGACGCCATCCTGTTCATCCGCTCGCATCCTCTGGGCGAGGGAGCGTATGCGCCGCCGTGGTCCAGCGGTCGCGTCCGGATGCTGGGATCGGGTCTGCTGCCCGACGTGACGCCCGCGCTGCCGCGTGTCGACGTGCTCGTCACCGACTACTCGTCGCTGGCCTACGACGTCGGGCTGCTCGCGATGCCGGTGCTGTTCCTCGCCCCCGATGCCGAGGAGTACGCGCGCGTCCGCGGGTTCTACGGCAGGTACGACGACGTCGCCCCGGACGCCGCGCGGGAATGGGACGACCTGCTCGCCGACCTCGACCGAACCCTCGGCGACCCGGCGGAATACCGGAGGCGATCGGTCCGTTCGGCTACGCTCAGCGCAGAGATGCACGCGTATCGCGATGGCGGCAACGCGCGCCGGGTCTACCAGGCGATCCGCGCCCGCGGCATCCCCGCACCGAAGGGAACACGATGA